In Nocardioides sp., the following proteins share a genomic window:
- a CDS encoding segregation/condensation protein A, with protein sequence MTQPGTAQTALAGEPGAAAPAFAVHLDNFEGPFDLLLSLISKHKLDITEVSLSRVTDEFIGHVKALGPTWDLEQTTSFLLVASTLLDLKAARLLPQGDVEDEEDLALLEARDLLFARLLQYKAFKQVAGSFESRLAAEAKRHPRAVGLEERFATLLPEVLIGIGLEQFAQLAAKALEPKPVLELSLQHIHAAQVSVRDQAALIVERLRRFGTQTFRALCGDSPDRLTTVARFLALLELFREGAVGFEQLTPLGELTVRWTGSEEGEVEIEDDYDLLPGTEPAPEGEATPGPDEAPSEPEERA encoded by the coding sequence ATGACCCAGCCAGGCACCGCGCAGACGGCCTTGGCGGGGGAGCCGGGTGCAGCAGCTCCGGCATTCGCCGTGCACCTCGACAACTTCGAGGGTCCCTTCGACCTGCTGTTGAGCCTGATCTCCAAGCACAAACTCGACATCACCGAGGTGTCGCTGTCGCGGGTGACCGATGAGTTCATTGGTCACGTCAAGGCGCTCGGACCCACGTGGGACCTGGAACAGACGACCTCCTTCCTGCTGGTGGCCTCCACGCTGCTCGACCTGAAGGCTGCGCGGCTGCTGCCCCAAGGCGACGTGGAGGACGAGGAGGACCTGGCTCTGCTGGAGGCGCGAGACCTGCTGTTCGCCCGGTTGTTGCAATACAAGGCGTTCAAGCAGGTTGCCGGTTCGTTCGAGTCCCGACTGGCGGCCGAAGCCAAGCGACACCCGCGTGCAGTGGGCCTCGAAGAGCGGTTCGCGACCCTGCTGCCGGAGGTGCTGATCGGGATCGGGCTCGAGCAGTTCGCTCAGTTGGCGGCGAAGGCGTTGGAGCCCAAGCCGGTGCTCGAACTGTCCCTGCAGCACATCCACGCCGCGCAGGTGTCCGTACGCGATCAGGCGGCGCTGATCGTCGAGCGGTTGCGCCGCTTTGGCACCCAGACCTTCCGGGCTCTGTGCGGCGACTCGCCCGACAGACTGACCACGGTCGCGCGCTTCCTCGCCCTGCTCGAGCTCTTTCGCGAGGGCGCGGTCGGTTTCGAGCAACTGACGCCTTTGGGCGAACTCACCGTGAGATGGACAGGCAGCGAGGAGGGTGAGGTCGAGATCGAGGACGACTACGACCTGCTGCCCGGCACCGAACCAGCGCCCGAGGGTGAGGCCACCCCCGGACCCGACGAGGCTCCCAGCGAGCCGGAGGAACGAGCATGA
- a CDS encoding ParA family protein, translated as MSEPVVSDPVPFPVPDSEPKLGPTGRPIPVLPDPAPLTQHGNARVISMCNQKGGVGKTTTTINLGAALAEFGRKVLLVDFDPQGSLSVGLGLNPHDMELSIYNLLMERDVALSEVVVPTGIEGMDLLPSNIDLSAAEVQLVHEVAREQTLQRVLAPALADYDVILIDCQPSLGLLTVNALTASDGVIVPLECEYFALRGVALLKTTIDKVRERLNPKLEIDGVLGTMFDGRTLHGREVMERLVQAWGDKVFHTVIRRTVKFSDSTVAGEPITTYASTSAGATAYRDLAKEVLARCQDEPRDA; from the coding sequence GTGAGTGAGCCTGTCGTGAGCGACCCCGTGCCCTTCCCCGTGCCTGATTCCGAGCCCAAGCTGGGGCCGACGGGGCGCCCAATCCCGGTGTTGCCCGACCCCGCGCCGTTGACCCAGCACGGCAACGCCCGGGTGATCTCGATGTGCAACCAGAAGGGCGGGGTCGGCAAGACGACCACGACCATCAATCTGGGCGCGGCGCTGGCCGAGTTCGGCCGCAAGGTGCTGCTCGTCGACTTCGACCCCCAGGGGTCGCTGTCGGTCGGCTTGGGCCTCAACCCGCACGACATGGAACTCAGCATCTACAACTTGTTGATGGAGCGCGACGTCGCGTTGTCCGAGGTCGTCGTCCCCACCGGCATCGAGGGCATGGATCTGCTCCCGAGCAACATCGACCTCTCCGCCGCCGAGGTGCAGTTGGTGCACGAGGTCGCTCGTGAGCAGACCCTCCAGCGTGTGCTCGCTCCTGCGCTGGCCGACTATGACGTGATTCTGATCGACTGCCAGCCCTCGCTCGGCCTGCTCACGGTGAACGCCCTGACCGCCTCCGACGGGGTCATCGTGCCCCTGGAGTGCGAATACTTCGCGCTGCGCGGTGTCGCCCTGCTCAAGACGACGATCGACAAGGTTCGGGAGCGGCTCAACCCCAAGCTGGAGATCGACGGCGTGCTCGGCACGATGTTCGACGGTCGCACACTGCACGGTCGGGAGGTGATGGAGCGGTTGGTCCAGGCGTGGGGTGACAAGGTCTTCCACACGGTGATCCGACGCACCGTGAAGTTCTCTGACTCCACGGTGGCGGGCGAGCCGATCACGACGTACGCCTCGACCTCGGCCGGCGCGACGGCCTACCGCGACCTCGCCAAGGAGGTGCTCGCCAGATGTCAGGACGAGCCTCGCGACGCGTGA